The bacterium sequence TTTTGGTTACAGCCTTGGCAGCATGAGTCACTTTGGATTTAACTCTTGCTACGATCCTTTTCGTTTTTGCCTTCGCCTTTGCTCTAGCCTTTGCAACCGGTTTCTTCTTCGCTTTGACTTTTACCTTAGTCTGTCTTTTTGCCATTACTTCCTCCTTCACTCAGCACTATTATATCGGACGAGGCATTTCTACGGTTATGACACCAATGTTATCAGCTGGATTCTCCACATCTACAATGATCACGGTAATGTTATCCTTTCCGCCTTCGGACCGCGCGCGAGCAATCAGCTCCTGGCAAGCTCTTTCCGGATACATTGGCTTTCGAAGGATCTCGCACATCCTTTTGTGATCAAGCGCTCCCCATAAACCGTCACTGCAAAGCAGGAGTCTTTCCTTTGCTTTTACCGGAAACTGCGTGATGTTTGCATCCACTTTGGATTTTGTTCCGATCGATTTCACAAGAACATTCTTCATGTTGTGCGAACGGGCTTTTTCCGGAAGCAAGTAACCTCGTTTGATCAATGCGGCAACAGGTGTGTCGTCGACTGTCATTTGCGAGAGTGTGTTTTCGAAATAAAGATACGCGCGTGAATCTCCGGCATGAGCAAGGTAACAATTTTCTTCATGCAGGATCCCGGCAATGAGTGAACAACCCATGCCTGTCAGTTTTTCCGACGATTTTCCGCGTTTATAGATTTCTGCTGAAGCTGCGCCAAAAGCTTCCTGCAAAGCATCAATCAGATCGAAGTTTTTGAGTTTGCGGTCTACTGCCGCTGACAGACGCTCGGCAACAATCTTGACGGCCAGATTGGCTGCAACCTCACCCGCCCTATGACCTCCCAGTCCGTCAGCTAGAATGAATATGGCCCGATCCATATCGAACCAGTACGCATCTTCATTCTTCGTGCGAACCAGACCGATGTCCGAAAGTCCAGCGATTCGCATCTTTGCGGCACTATTTTACCATTTTGTATGGTACTCGCCTGCATTTTAACCGCCAAGACGCCAAGTCGCCAAGATTTTGAATTAAAGCTTTTTTCCCTTGGCGTGCTTGGCGCCTTGGCGGTTCATAATCGTCTTTCCTTTATATACCGAAGTCTTATATTAGTGATATGAAGAAGGTCGCTCTATTTCTATCTATTCAACTTTTCCTATCGGTCCCTGGTTGGCCGGCCGCTACGCAATCGGCTCCCAGTGCAACGCCAAAGGATTTTG is a genomic window containing:
- a CDS encoding protein phosphatase 2C domain-containing protein codes for the protein MRIAGLSDIGLVRTKNEDAYWFDMDRAIFILADGLGGHRAGEVAANLAVKIVAERLSAAVDRKLKNFDLIDALQEAFGAASAEIYKRGKSSEKLTGMGCSLIAGILHEENCYLAHAGDSRAYLYFENTLSQMTVDDTPVAALIKRGYLLPEKARSHNMKNVLVKSIGTKSKVDANITQFPVKAKERLLLCSDGLWGALDHKRMCEILRKPMYPERACQELIARARSEGGKDNITVIIVDVENPADNIGVITVEMPRPI